In Juglans regia cultivar Chandler chromosome 5, Walnut 2.0, whole genome shotgun sequence, the following are encoded in one genomic region:
- the LOC109017997 gene encoding heat stress transcription factor B-4b-like, with amino-acid sequence MAFTMDQSSEEMVFSVESQKSVPAPFLIKTYQLVDDTRTDHIVSWGEDETTFVVWRPPEFARDLLPNYFKHNNFSSFVRQLNTYGFKKIAADRWEFANEYFRKGAKHLLSEIHRRKNPQLHHQHYYHDHQARQFFQPSGDQIGNWFEPDPLPSPKPNTDILTALTEDNQRLRKKNFMLLSELAHMKNLYNDIIYFIQNHVKPVPYDQKSSDSSVPMLIDLDSSCQVQSFVGVQGSKNGSMGKSLVTNSIEETDHSTAAVKLFGVPLSGKKRLYSEKADRQSEVEFGV; translated from the exons ATGGCTTTCACAATGGATCAGAGCAGTGAAGAGATGGTGTTCTCAGTAGAATCTCAGAAGTCAGTGCCAGCACCATTCCTGATAAAGACATACCAGCTGGTGGATGACACTCGCACTGATCACATTGTGTCTTGGGGTGAAGATGAAACCACTTTTGTTGTGTGGAGGCCTCCTGAGTTTGCTAGAGATCTCCTCCCTAACTACTTCAAGCACAACAATTTCTCCAGTTTTGTTCGCCAACTTAATACCTAT GGCTTCAAAAAGATAGCTGCAGATCGATGGGAATTTGCAAACGAGTACTTTAGAAAAGGTGCGAAGCACTTATTATCAGAGATCCACAGGAGAAAAAACCCTCAGCTCCATCACCAACACTACTACCATGACCATCAAGCACGCCAATTTTTCCAACCTTCAGGTGATCAGATTGGTAATTGGTTTGAACCTGATCCATTGCCATCTCCAAAACCGAATACCGATATCCTCACAGCTCTTACCGAAGATAATCAAAGactaaggaaaaaaaacttCATGCTCTTATCTGAACTTGCCCACATGAAGAATCTCTACAATGACATCATCTACTTCATTCAAAACCATGTAAAACCAGTACCCTATGATCAAAAAAGCAGTGATTCGTCTGTTCCAATGCTCATAGATTTGGATTCTTCATGTCAGGTTCAGAGTTTTGTGGGTGTTCAAGGTTCTAAAAATGGCAGCATGGGTAAGTCTTTGGTGACTAATTCAATAGAGGAAACAGATCATAGCACTGCTGCTGTCAAGCTCTTTGGGGTCCCTCTCAGTGGCAAGAAGAGATTGTATTCAGAAAAGGCTGATCGTCAATCAGAAGTGGAGTTTGGGGTCTGA
- the LOC109004046 gene encoding F-box protein At2g32560-like: MLLYLLITCFPFILFIKSLPLKPLPPPGANDMKLSFLWFWKILSLFHISESIKYTLSSCYLSLVPYNMSLMKKNPSSKVQNVEETGEMSVLDLPELALECILERLPPAALCSTAAVCSSLRERCMSDHLWEKHMRQKWDRIIGPAAYREWQWYIALNMDSNSLKQGKQRGLMWFLSLSWPFSWFRWSVDNGSKQRSSLPVDKIMGWYLALETGRFWFPAQVYNRENGHVGFMLSCYDAEVSYDCRTDTFQARYPPHGRRAVPIEIGVPWERLRAPPIDTAPHDLHISDCLNELRPGNHIEIQWRRNKEFPYGWWYGVVGHLESCDRNENHCRCHSSDTVVLEFNQYTTDSRWRCTTINRKDHREEGNEADGFYGGIRKLKNKEEISTWKQLWPTEVLE, encoded by the exons ATGCTACTTTACTTATTGATCACTTGCTTCCCCTTCATCCTCTTTATAAAGTCCCTCCCTCTCAAACCGCTCCCACCACCAGGGGCTAATGATATGAAATTGTCGTTCCTCTGGTTTTGGAAAATCTTATCATTGTTTCACATATCTGAATCGATAAAGTATACGCTGTCAAGTTGCTATCTTTCTCTAGTTCCCTACAATATGTCTCTAATGAAGAAGAATCCAAGTTCTAAAGTACAGAATGTTGAGGAGACCGGAGAGATGTCGGTGTTGGACTTGCCAGAATTGGCCTTGGAATGCATTCTTGAGAGGCTACCTCCTGCTGCACTTTGTAGCACGGCTGCTGTTTGTAGCTCGTTGAGGGAGAGATGTATGAGTGACCACCTTTGGGAGAAGCACATGAGACAGAAGTGGGATAGAATTATCGGTCCAGCTGCATACAGGGAGTGGCAATGGTATATTGCTTTGAACATGGATTCTAACAGTCTAAAGCAAGGCAAGCAAAGGGGCCTCATGTGGTTTCTATCTCTTAGTTGGCCTTTTTCATGGTTTAGATGGAGTGTTGACAATGGTAGCAAGCAAAGAAGTTCTTTGCCGGTTGATAAAATCATGGGTTGGTATCTTGCCCTTGAGACTGGCAGGTTCTGGTTTCCTGCTCAGGTCTATAACCGCGAG AATGGCCATGTTGGGTTCATGTTGTCATGCTATGATGCTGAGGTTAGCTATGATTGCCGCACTGACACCTTCCAAGCCAG GTATCCACCTCATGGAAGAAGAGCTGTTCCTATTGAGATCGGTGTGCCATGGGAAAGGCTAAGAGCACCACCTATTGACACTGCTCCACACGACCTCCATATCTCTGACTGTTTAAATGAGTTACGCCCTGGAAATCATATTGAGATTCAGTGGAGAAGAAATAAAGAGTTCCCTTATG GTTGGTGGTATGGTGTAGTAGGTCACTTGGAATCATGTGATAGAAATGAGAATCACTGCCGTTGTCATAGTAGTG ACACTGTAGTGCTGGAGTTCAATCAGTACACCACTGATTCGCGATGGAGATGCACAACCATCAACAGGAAAGACCACAGGGAAGAGGGAAATGAGGCAGATGGATTTTATGGAGGAATCAGAAAGCTTAAGAACAAGGAGGAGATTTCCACATGGAAGCAGCTTTGGCCAACTGAAGTCTTGGAGTAG